TCAGCTCCCGCAGCAGTGACGGTAAGGCTGTTCAAAGAGCATCATCACCTCCAACGGAGGCAAGCAGGAGGGGGTGAGATGACGAGGGCAATAAGATAAAGTCAAATGAGTGGAAAGGCAAACCAAGATTGAGGGGAAGATTGGGGGGGTGATGGCTCGTAGTTATTCAGAGAATGAGTCAGCCTGTCAGGGTTGGTCCTGGAAGTGGAGAGAGACGCTGAGAACATTAATGAATCTCCTTCCTCAACGCACTTTGACGCAGCTGCTGCTATTTTCCGATATCTCAGCTGCTCCTTTTCTAATCAACctgttctctttctttctctctaaataactcccccctcctcccccagtCCTCTATTCTGTCCATCATAGGCcgaacaaatcaaatcagatttatttgtatagcgccaaatcataacaaagttacatcaaggcatttttacatacagagcaggtctagaccaaacacTTTATAAAATTACtaaaagagacccaacagatcccccgatgagcaagaacttggcgacagtggcaaggaaaaccttcttttaagaggcagaaacctcgggcagagccaggctcagggggggggcatctgcctcaaCAAATgcccatttattcatttatctgttAAAAACCGATCTAATCTGACCTGATCTGCCTCACTGATCATAATAACACACAAAGTGCTGTTATTTTCTGAATTGCAGCTCCCAGTTTACAGAATCGAAGATATTCCTCCGTGGCCAGGATTCACTCCATGACCATCGAGGCGCCGATCACCAAGGTACACTCTCACCTCCATCATcagatttaataataataataataccaacTTCCCCAATAATTCACATTAAGACCAaattctgtatttaaaaaaaaaaaaaggctcagcCAAATGTTATTATATAAGAATAAACATTACAGCTTCATCAGAGCTCCATTCATATTGTACttaataaatatatactttAACATGATACACCAAACTGTTTAGGTTATTTTCTGAGTCCTTCAGTTTGGACATCAGCCCCATCTTTGGCGTTTGAATACATCCCGTAATGTCGTCTGACTCCGACAGTAATGGAGGATTTCCCTCTTAACAGGCAGACACAACAACTATTAGCGAGAAGACTTGTCACGCTGCCgtgctgtctgtgtttccaaATGATATTTAAACTCACTTTATGCCGAATTACCAGACTCTATTAATGTCCTTTCATAGTTCAGGAAGTGTTTGAAATCTGTCTGttagaattttaaaattaaaatgttgatttgaaTCCACATCAATAAAAGCACTTTTGTGCTTGGCAGGATAAGATAAGAATGATAAACATGTAGAAAAAACACTGGAAACTGCTTTGAAAccaattttacagttttatgaGAGACAAGTGTGACGATGAGGTACAGAAGAGtgagataaaacattttttaattactaaatcaataaaataagaaaaaaaatgtaatgaaaaataGATCAGGCAttaaaaattagtttttctgGCTTTTGTGGTTTCAGGTTGAACCAGTTTTTGTGGAATTGGACAAAATTTCTCTGATAATCGtcacatttgtcacatttgaGGCTAGGTTTGAAGATGTCTCTGCTCGGTTTACAGTTACACTCAAACATGGATGATGttattataaaacacacaccGTGTCTTTGGACTCAATGTTCCTCGCCACTATTTACAGTTGACGCCGTCAACACTGGGCGACTTGCCCTGTGTTTCTGTGGACGTCACATTTTAATGGAAATTACCACAACTCCACCAGTAAACCCAGGTCAGGCCCAGAGCTGGGCCATAATTAGGTAATATATGACGTTGTGTGTCACATTGCCTCACTGGGCCTCCTGCTGCAGGTCCTGTGATGCTGGtgtgtctgagcagcagctaTATTCAGCCGTTTCGCCTCCAGCATCACATGCACGATGAAAGTAGCACTCTGTTACGCAGAGGGCTCTTTGTGCGCCTTGTTTTTGCATTCCAACAGTTTTTCAACAGAAAAGGGggaattttatttctgttcccATTCCTCCGTCCTCCTCCCCAGGTAATAAACATCATCAACGCGGCCCAGGAGAGCAGCCCCGTGACCGTGGCCGAGGCTCTGGACCGCGTGTTGGAGATCCTGAGAACCACCGAGCTCTACTCCCCACAGCTCGCCTCCAAAGAAGACGACCCCCACACCAACGACCTGGTCGGGGGGCTCATGAACGTAAGAGCCTGTGCCCAGTCCGGTTCATTCACATGTACAGAAACTTCACACACTCTATAAATCACTCAGTATTCCAGTTGGCTTCAAACTCAGATCAAGTCATAGTTTATTTAACTTTATCATGATCCAGATCCATCTGCTCAAACAGCAACTTCCAGCGGAACCgatcatgtttctgtttattctaTTTAATAGACAAAGCTGATGaaactcaattttttttcctttttctctgtaaattcCCTAAAAATGAATCAAGCAGTGTTATGTGATATGTCCAAAGCTAATTCTttaccacaaacacacactgtagttGTGGACTGATCACAAGAGCAACAAACATGTCTaaatctgcagctgaaaaaagtCCCCAGCAGTAAATACGGTTTTGTAGACGCATCACTGATCAGCTGTTTTAGGagccctttaaaaaaaaaaaaagggggtttaaatatttgtcttttgtttgaaagCGGTTGTAATTAATATGAgcgttgtttttgttttgttttttgtttgtttgtttgtttgtccaggATGGGCTGCGAAGACTCTCTGGGAATCAATATGTCTTCTGCAAAAGTACGTTTAATGCCACTGACCAAGCATCATTGTAAAAGTAATAACAACACAATATAATCCTTCTGTGGCTGATTGAAGGTATGAAATGACAAGAAAGCTAAAAGGAGAGTCCGTTCTGAGAAGTGGAATAATAAAGATCATATTATTCAGGCTCTAATGACCAAGACGAGCTGAACTGTGTTGGTTAATGTCAGTTAAGAGCATCACGGAGATTATGGAACAGGACGTCTGCTGCCTCCAGTGAACCTCATGAATAAATATTGAGTTTAAGTTTGTTATTGTCATGATGAAAGCTTCGCCTTGTTCTTTAGTGCGAAGTATTCCGTATTATGTAACCGCCGTTATGATTATTCAATCACAAAAACACTTAACTGAGAGAAGATGAAAATGGAGAGCCTCTTACACAAGATGAAAACGACGTCGTTACATCAGAGCTGCACCTCCGTCTGGTTTTCAAACAGTCTTATCACACTCCATCTCCTCACAGGAAATTTACAAAGTGAGAGCCTTGGCCAGTGCGTTTGCACATGTATATAGATATTAGAAAACTGATTTGGTTTGCCCCCTTTTTATGGTCAGATATCCTTCaatcttttgtgtgtctgtcttctaGATATGAGCCAGAGCCAGCTGGCCATCCCCGTCACTCTGAATGACGTGCCGCCATCCATCGCTGAGATGCTGAATGACGAGGAATGCTGGGAGTTCAACATCCTGGAGCTGGAGGCGGCAACGCTCAAGAGGtacagaggaggcagagagggaagagagcTGAGCTGTAttcagatcaaatcaaacttCATTCACATAGAATGGTACTTCAAGGCACTTCGCATACAGAGCAGCTCTCGTCCTGTGTGATTCCCCTGCAGGCCGCTGACCTACCTGGGGCTGAAGATCTTCACCAGCTTCGGAGTGTGTGAGTTCCTGAACTGCTCAGAGGCCACGCTGCGctcctggctgcagctgatggaGTCCAGCTACCATTCCTCCAACTCGTACCACAACTCCACGCATGCCGCAGACGTGCTGCACGCCACCGCCTACTTCTTACGCAAAGAGAGAGTCAAGGTTCGAGGACGCGCACATTTCTGAATGGTTGGACGCCTGAGCGGTGATCTGCTGTGTGCTGACGTCACCCTCTGTGTCTCCGATGTCTCACTCAGGGCAGTCTGGACCAGCTGGATGAGGTGGCGTCGTTGTTAGCGGCCACGGTGCACGACGTGGACCACCCGGGCAGGACCAACTCCTTCTTGTGCAACGCTGGCAGCGAGCTGGCGATCCTTTACAACGACACCGCCGTGCTGGAGAGCCACCATGCAGCATTGGCCTTCCAGCTCACCGTGCGGGACAGCAAGAGCAACATCTTCAAGAACATCGACAGGTCTGTGGCGATGTGgtgtgttttctcctgctgctgttgtcactgCTTCTGTCCTCGCTGACCCAAACCACCCTTTCTCCGGTTGACGGCAGGAATCAGTTCCGAACTCTGCGACAGGCCATCATCGACATGGTGCTGGCCACAGAGATGACCAGACACTTCGAGCACGTCAGCAAGTTTGTCAACAGCATCAACAAGCCGATGGCTGCCATAGAAGAGACCAGCACGACTGTAAGTGTTGCCATCTGAGATGCATTATCTCCCAGACATGAAGACATGTAGACATGTATCACATTTTACATTGATTCTCAGGAAGAGTCCAGAGTAACACACTGCTCCGTCATTCAGCTGACATTTCTATTTCATGTCTTTCCAACAGAGCGTGAACAGCGACAGCGACAGCCAGGCCAACATCAGGAACTCTCCAGAGAACCGCCTGCTCATAAAGAGGATGCTGATCAAGTGCGCAGACGTGGCGAACCCCTGCAGGCCGCTCGAGCTCTGCATCGAGTGGGCCGGCCGGATCTCAGAGGAGTACTTTGCGCAGGTGTGTGCTAACACGGCTGCGGTCGTCTCACAGATTTTAtgccattttacattttgtgtgcaTCCGTCGGCGCTTCTGTGCCTTAttgtgatctgtgtgtgtgtgtgtgtgtgtgtttgctgtgcagACCGACGAGGAGAAGAGACAGGGGCTGCCAGTGGTGATGCCAGTGTTTGACAGGAACACCTGCAGCGTGCCCAAATCTCAGATCTCCTTCATCGACTACTTCATCACCGACATGTTTGATGCCTGGGACGGTAAGAAGGAAGCTTTCTGTTGTCAGTATTCACATCTTCACAGCTGCAGGTGCTATTTTGGACCACAGTTGTGGTACTACTAAACAACGGAGTTTCAACTTTAGCTTGAGGGCTAATCAACTTTCCACGTTGCATTAGAGCTACAACAGAAGCACCAGATGAACTTGATGCACGTCCAGAgaggaaactgcagcagcaggttgaggaggaggagtccaGGGAGAACATGGTGCTTGTTGCTCCATATTCCCACTGAATTTCCCTTTTAGTTTAGTCTTCCCAAGAGGGAAGCTGTTTACTGTCAACACAGCTCTGATGTCACGGAAAGATTCCAAATGCCAGGGGGACGAAGAGAGAGAGGCGAAGCCATCAGGGGAGGGGAAGTTGGGAAAAAAGTAGAGGGGACGAGGGTTCACGGTCAGTTTTGTTTGGGAAGGACGAGCAGCCGGGCAGAAGTACACTGAGAcgtaaacactgaaacacacacgtGGCCGATTTCAGTTCATCAGGATCGCTGTCGGGTCGCCGCGGGGTCAGCGCTGGGCCCAGAGATCGAGAATAAACACGAGCTGAGAGTCATGCACACATTCTTGAGAACACACTTGTGCATGTCTGTGCGTGCGAGGCAGTTAGACCATTTGACCTCAGCAGGACCTTTCTGCGGGAGCTAAATTAGAAAATGTCCATGGCATTAGTCGCTGTGCATgaaataacaacacacacaaacacacacattgtcatCCTCCTGCGGGACGGATGGCAGGTGTGTGCGGTCAACTGACGTTTCACTGGAggtgtctgtgtttattcaaaattcaaaagtCTCCCTCACAGTAAAGCATTCTGAGAGTGTTAATCGGACGACGAGCTGGAAAAGGTTTGGAAACGCTGCAGAACGAGAACCTCAGCTGTCGTCAGTCCTCTCAAATTAACGTTCCTGAAACTTCATTTTGGTATCTGGCATCGCGGTCGACATTCAACCATACATGAAAATATCTTCAGGGTTAAATCTGCCAAACTGACTTCAGCCTCTCTGTGCGTCTCCTCACAGCCTTCGCCAGCCTGCCTGGTCTCATGGAGCATCTGTCGGACAACTACAAGTACTGGAAGAGTTTAGACGACATGAAGTGTAAGAGCCTccgccctcctcctccgtccTGACCGATTCTTCATCCGTCACAGCGAACAGGATGGGTAATGTAGCCCACCCCCGGACAGAGGGGGACTCTTGAGAGCAGACGTCACTGACTGCCGAACACTGAGATGCTGTTTGCATCTCGAATCACAGCCTCTTTTCTTGTGGAGCGGAGAACAGGTTATTATTTGAGGCTCATAGAAGCTCTATGAAACTTTGTGGGCCTCGCGGTCCAGCTGACAATCTGAACCGTGCAACACACCAGACACCTGCACTTTAGCTGATCAGGACGTTCCCCTTTTGAGCTCCCTcttgctttatttttgctttacaccgtttttgttttattttttttttcttccacatctGTCTGCTCCTGTAAAAGAAAACGCGGCACACCGACATGGAGACTGAAGATAAGGACCTAGAGACCTGTGTGCTCAGTTTCAAAGGTTATTAACTGATGAGAGGTGATAGGAGACGCTCTTCGAGTCCGATCAGCAGCAGGTTTTCCTAAATGTCCAGCTCTGTGCACGGAGCTTCTCTGTTCTCCGTGCTGGATTTAAAAATCATGTAGCTGCTGAAACTGCCGGCGGAACGTTGTCACCTGAACGCAACCGGTGGAGAAACAAacggaggaggagcagagttGCACTGCGACACTAAGTGTAGACATctccacacaaaaaaaccacaaaaagtcCAAACCAATCTGTTGTATGGTGCACAAATCTCCGAAGTCTTTTTATGTACCTGTATGTGTGAGGCCGACGTCACACGATTTTACCGTTTTGAGTCATTcggtttttatttcctttggaggaattgttgttttgttttccgaAGGGCTTGCCTGCCCTCTGGTGGCCAAATGTGGCTGTTGTAGAAGttgagagaagaaaggaaaaataaagattgatCCAATGGCTTTAATGGCAGTGAGCTGAACCAAGCAGCAGTATTCTGATGTTTTTAGATGTAGTTCTTGTATTTTCCAGAACAATGTTGTGAAGACGTAAGAGTATTGACGAGCACCACGAGAGCcgtttaaaaatgaagaattaTTCACATGGAAGCCGAGCTGCTTCATTATCATTCACAATGGTCACGAGCGAGGAACACATTTCAGTGTTCACCAACGGCACAGAGAGCTTTTACAGGTGCCTTATTGTTTGCTCATCGTCACAGACACCAGTTTTATTCTGTGTTGGTTGAAATAGTTCTGAAGAGAGAAGCCATGATGTGAATTGAATTGTGTTtcatagttgttgttttttttttttttggtacaacGGAGGTTTTTAACGACACACACTGAATCAGGTGCAGTTGGCTCAAATGTGAATTTCAGAATTGTTTCGTTGGCGACTTTCAGTTCACtttaaagacacagacacagaactgGTTCATCCATGTTCGATGACTTTTACTGATCGAGGTCTTAATCTGCGCCTTAATCCTGTTTCACTGTTTAGATCTGCTATCATCGCAATACACTGTACACTACCTGATGTCACTGCTGATGTCACTGCTGATGTCACTGCTGGTCATGTAAATACTtggcctatatatatatatattttttttttaatcattattttatttttttttatttttttttttttgcttcacatttcgcatttcacaaaatgtttgtgtgcaacTTGCTTTGTTCTGGTTGTTCCATGATGACCGAAATCTctaaaagaaaagattttaaagGGGCTGCAGCCGTCTTTGTCTTGATTAAGGTCATAGTTGGTCCTCGGAGGTTGCAGCTGTTTCCTCCATTTTAGACCACACTTACATTTAAAGTGGAATGCTTCTGGTGTTTGCTGCGTCCATATTGATTTTATAATTGGCGTGCAATGAATCTTGGGATAGGACAGGATTGGATGCTTAGATTCTCAGGaaaaggacaggaggaggagcctTAATCTTTATCTGAACCCccgtctgtgtttctgtcagcagAAGGACAGCTCGTTAGTATGTTTCTAATGTTTTCCTCCCCTCGGCACATTAGCCAACGGTGGCTGGagagaagatggaaaaacagacagtgtGGTTGTTTTACTGATCAATATAAACATCTGAGTTCTAAAGCCAGTGTTTTAGGCTTTTAGGCAGAGTGGaggctggttagcatgctaacggcTGTTCATTCAAAGACGTCTTTGATTCGTCCACCTCTGGACACAGCAGCTggttggagggaaaaaaaaaaaacaacacctaaAATTTCCCCAAATTTTTGATGTTAGCAAAACTTCCAAATGGCTCCTTGAATGTCTCCGCTGAATTTTTTAGATTTCTATTCCTTCTCTGTGAGCAGCTGTGATGTATGAATTGTTTGACTGCTTGTTATGTGATGAAGCGCCTTCATCACTTCGTGCTTTCTGTTTCCGTCCTGACGGCTAAAAACAACATGCCAACCCTGTTTTTATGATTCATGAGTCAAATGATGATTAGAAAGTGATATTATATACAGTTCAAAGTATTTTtcaaagaaggaaataaaaacatagctGCAGTTGACTGCCTCATGTAGGGTCAGGGTCACTTCGAATCGGCCATCTTTGTTTgaacaaatgtattttgttcTCTCTGgactctgttttattttaatgttccCTGTCAGAGACAATTAAAGCGTTCTTTGAAAATGAAACGGTTACCTGAAGGGCAGCACGGTTGGTACAGCTGGAAAACATTTAATCTTTCTTTCCAGGAATTaaaaggaggaaacacaacaggaaggaGTTTTTGGGGCCATCAAAGGAAATCaacgtgtttgtttgtttgattttaccCTTTTTTCTGATTCAGACCAGATCCTGAGGAATCATCTCACACTAATGTACCGTTTCCTACTAAAGCTGAATTTTGTAAACTTTATATTAAAATGACTGACCGTGTGTAGCAGCCAGTGAGACTACCTGTACGAAACGTTAAAAACAAGAAGACTGCAGGCTGTCAAAGATGCAACAACATGTCTGTTTATCAGTTGAGgtatttctttaaatttaaGCGACAGTTCAGTCAGCAGTTACATGATTgatgaaagcaaagaaacaatCGTTACGTACGTTGAAATCTGTTAAGAGAAGCAGGATTTCCTTTTCAGGCTCAGAGTCACAGTCCTCCGTTCTCCTCCAGTTTCTTGAAAAGTGCCAGGCTGCGGCGGTGCGACTGCCGCTCTCCGTTCTTCCACAGAATCAGCAGGTGATCCGCCGAACAGGTCACCAAGCCGTTTTCTTTGAAGCTCACAAACATCTGACGGAAGAAGACGACAGGAACTCGTGTCACAGCGTAAAATCAGCGTAAAATCTGAGTAAAATCAGAGTAAAATCAGAGCGTGCAGTTCGTTTGTACCTGAACGGCCCCCGAGTGTCCGATCAGGTCGCCCGTCAGCTCCAACGTCCGAATGTTGGGGACGTCCATGATTTTCTTTGGGGGGCCGCTCTGTTTGTTTGAACGGCCGAAATTCCACAACCCAAAGAACCCTGGGAGGGAAGAATGTTGTCAGAAACATCAGACAGATCTTTGTTAAGATGCATCCTGACTGACCGGCTGAACGCCTCCCTTtgatcaacacaacacaacacaacacaacacgacaACACATCTGGACTGCATTAAGCCACTCACAACTCTGaacgtctgtgtgtttgtgtcacctGGAGAGGCGGGTTCAGCAGGCAACGGCAGGTCCTGGATCTCCCACATCCTCACGCTGCCGTCTTCAGAGCACGACATCACCTCACTAAGACAGAGACggcatcacacaaacacactcacacactttatagtgttctgaaaaaaaatcacaggcaGTCCTCTACGACCTGTCGGACAGCAGCATGGTGTGCAGGACGTTGGAATCGTGGGCGACCTTCCTGTAGGCCACCACAGTTTTAGTCAGAACGCTGTACACATACAGACCGCTGCCCACCGCCGCCAggatcagctgcaacacacacacacacacattaatcaccaaaacacaatacagttcccctccacccctccccgGCTGCTCCGCCACCTTTCCGTTGGTGCTCAGTTGCTGGATGGACATCTCGCTCGGTTTGGGGGCCCCCAGTCGTATCTCAGCCTGGGCGGGGCTTTGTGACTCCTCCCACAGGATGTGCTCGTAGGCCAGGATGTTCCAGTCGATCGCATCCCATAAGATCAACTCGCCGGCGTGGGAGCCGCTGGCAAAGAGGCCGTCTGAGGAAGACGAGCGACATCACTGAGCTTGTGTGAGAATTTATGACACTGATTTCAGCTGAAATGGGTGTTTGTGcgtttcattttcactgacatCAGTTGACAAACGTCTCCCGTCACATCGCAGCTCCTACAGTTTTGATATTTGTCTACAGGAAGGCCAAAACGATTCCAGACTTACCGCTGACGTTGATTAGAGCTCGGACCTGGTCCTGGTGGTCGGACAGACAGCGGAGTTCAGCCACCGTCAGGGAGGAATCAGGAGCGACTGTCAGCCTGTAAATCACTGAAAAGGAGAGCACACACTGACTGCTTAGAGGCCGAAGCTTTTCCTGTTTGTGCCCTGATCCGCTCTCTGAGCGCTGAACTTCCTCTTACTTATTTCCTTATCCATCGCAGCCGCCATGCAGTTCTTGGGAAGCTCGATTAAAGCAGTTAttcctgcaaaataaaaaagaaaatggatcagtTTATGTGCAAACAGCAGAGTGAGaggtgttttgtgttgtttttattgttgttgttgtttcacctgtgtcacTGTGGCTCTGTTTTTGACACTGCAGCTGAAAGTCTCTGTTCCACAAACACAGTTCCTCCCCGCCAGAGACCCACAAACACAATCGCTCCAGGACCAGCAAACACTGAGAGACACacatgaaatacacacacaaagtgtgaaaaagagaaaggaaacacAATTAATGTGTAGCTGCAGTAATAAACTTGTCTGTAAAggaggagtgtgtttgtgtgtattaataaacagaaatgacacacacacacacacacattcgtgtccaaatgtgtgtttcagttcaTGTGTAGTTAGTTTTTTTACCTTAACAGAAGACTGGAGGTCTGAAATGGTCTGGACTCTGTTTCCTGTATCGGGGTCCCACAGCTGACGAATGAGATTAAggagaacagagtctgaacttTTCCATGCGGAGGTGTTGGCTCAGTGGTTTGTTGTGAGGATACACTGACACTCCTGTCGGAGGAGGCGCTGATGAGGGAGGGGTGGGACACGAGCCCGTCGCTGCAGCTGAAGGTGGTCATGGCCGTTATCTGCTGGGAGTGACCTCGGAGCTCCTGCAGCCTCTCACCggtctgacagacagaaatcagCTGTGAGCCGCAGTGTgggacacacacatcacaaataATGAAGAGGTGGAAACACATTACCTCGATATTCCACACCAAAATGAGGCCATCATCCCCCGCTGAGGCACATCTGGAACAGACAAGATGAAGACTCGTGTGACTCATCTTCAGCAGCTGGCTAGACAATCTCTACTTATGTGAGGAATCGTTTCCTGTCGGTCCGTCTCCACCTGAGAGATCTTAAAAAACGCCTGTCCTGGTGCTTACCACCTTCCTTTGGCCTCTGACCCCCACCACCCGCACTGTCTGCTCCCAAAATCAACAGACAGGATGAGCAGGTAAAAAAATGGAGCGGTAAAATGAGAAGAGAGGAACTGTCCAGGATATATTTTCAGACTTCAAAAGCAATCCGGAGAGAATTTTCTGGCCTTTGCTCCCGACTGCGGACCTGTGCATGAAGAGGACAAGACCTAGAGGAGGGGGTTATTACTGGGGGAGACCAAGCGTGACtccggacacacacacacacccacacatgtaCTTAGTTCTGTTATAAATCCCAATCTGAGCACTTATGCAGAGCCACTGTACCGTGCCAGTGTGCAGCATGCCTCCACGAGGCAGCGCAGGTGCAAAACCTTcaggtgtgtgcgtgcacgtgtgcACGGAGCGCATTAAGAGGCTTTGCTCCTACTGTACCGTCCACACACAATCACGTAGGGGTG
This sequence is a window from Echeneis naucrates chromosome 12, fEcheNa1.1, whole genome shotgun sequence. Protein-coding genes within it:
- the wdr41 gene encoding WD repeat-containing protein 41; the encoded protein is MFRWILGGREAQSSVEKSPVLCIGEEQPKNWFTELQVLKGHFDIVRFLVQIDDFRCASAGDDGLILVWNIETGERLQELRGHSQQITAMTTFSCSDGLVSHPSLISASSDRSVSLWDPDTGNRVQTISDLQSSVKCLLVLERLCLWVSGGEELCLWNRDFQLQCQKQSHSDTGITALIELPKNCMAAAMDKEIMIYRLTVAPDSSLTVAELRCLSDHQDQVRALINVSDGLFASGSHAGELILWDAIDWNILAYEHILWEESQSPAQAEIRLGAPKPSEMSIQQLSTNGKLILAAVGSGLYVYSVLTKTVVAYRKVAHDSNVLHTMLLSDSEVMSCSEDGSVRMWEIQDLPLPAEPASPGFFGLWNFGRSNKQSGPPKKIMDVPNIRTLELTGDLIGHSGAVQMFVSFKENGLVTCSADHLLILWKNGERQSHRRSLALFKKLEENGGL